A stretch of DNA from Sporichthyaceae bacterium:
ACGCGGAACCTCGCCGCCTTCCACGCCGGGAAAGCCGCAGTGCTGGTGGCAACCGACATCGCAGCCCGCGGGATCCACGTGGACGACGTCCGCCTGGTGATCCACGCCGATCCGCCGGCCGATCACAAGGCGTACCTGCACCGGTCCGGGCGAACTGCTCGGGCCGGAAACAGTGGCTGCGTCATCACGATTGTGACGACCGATCAGATGCGTGAGGTCGACGCATTGACCCGCGCCGCGGGCATCAAGCCGACGACCACCAAGGTGTCTTCGCTGAACCATCCCTTGCTCGCGGTGTTGGCGCCCGGCGAACGGGCGTTGCGCGAGCCGGTCCGCGACCCCGCTCCGGACCTGGCTGAGCGTGTCGATCGCGCCGCCGAACCTCGACGAGCCACCAGGCCCCGGTCCCGGTCGCTTGTCGGCGTGGCGCCAAGCGGCTCCGGAGCGACGTTTTCCGCGCCCATGCACAGCGCCGCCGCCTTCAGCGCTCGGCGTTGAGCGACCGGGGGAAATTCCCGCCGGCTCGTAACTTCGCGGGTATTTCTCGGAACACCGTGCGACGGATGCGTTGCTGTGGCTTTTCCGGCTGTGCCGGATTACGCTCGCAAGAAGTACAGCATCGCGCCACTGCGCGGGTCAGACCCGCCTCGCGATCTATCTGCACTCTTCCTGTGCCTCGAACGGGCCCGCGGCGTGCTCGGTCCCGATCCATCGCCGGCTTTCCGTTCGTAGCAGCCCGCAGACGCGCGTGTCCGCCGAGGCGCTGCTCCTCCCGCCGGCTGCGGACCGCTCGAAGTGGGGTCGGGGTCATGAGCCTGAATGTCGTGAAGGGAACCGTCGGGACCACGGCGGCCGTCCGGATGACTGGGGTCGTCGACTGGAGCACACTCGCGCAGTTCCGCAGAGCACTGCTGGCCCTGGTGTCCGGCCCGGACCACAAGGTCCGACTCGACGTCGCAGGGGTTGTCTTCTCCTCGCCGGAAGCGCGACTGTTCTTGAGCCGCTACATCACGCGGGCGCGCCGGCGCGGTAGCGACGTCGTCGTCTCGGGGTTCGCTGCGGCGCCGCACCGCGACACGCAGGCGTGCCGTCCGAGGGTGTCGGACACCGACGATCGGCAAGACATCGAGCGGCGGGCACGGGCATGCCACCCGACGGCAGCAGTCGGCCGGCTGAAACTCATCCGCCCGTGCGAAGGATCGCGCGGACCGTCGGATTCCGGCTCCACCCAGACCTGAGGAGACCGACGTGCTCGGGATCGAAATGACATGGCCGGTCGATGACTGAGCCCCACGACGATCCGTTCGCCGGGCCCGTCCGGCCTGCGGACCCGGAGTCCGCCGGTGACAGCCGCGGCGGGCGGACGACCGCACTCTCGCCGGTCGGCCCGAAACACGGCAGACCGGTCGAGGGAGAACGCTGTTTGTGCGGCCATTTCTGCGCCGATCACGACCGTGTCGCAACTCGATGGTGCGAGGCCACCCAGGCCGATTGCCTGGTGCGGCAGTGTGTCTGCCGGCCCGCGGCGCCTTCCTGACCGAGACACGGGCGGGGAGGATGGCTCCATGACCGCCACGCGAACGGCCCTGCGTACCTGTCCGCTGTGCGAGGCGACCTGCGGGTTGGAGATCACGCTGCGGCCGCGGGCCGCCGGCGGCGAGGAAGTCGTGCGGGTCCGGGGCGACCGCAAGGACGTGTTCAGCCGCGGGTTCATCTGCCCCAAGGGCTCGACGTTGGGCCACCTGCACGACGACCCGGACCGGTTGCGCCAACCGCTGGTCCGGGATGCGCACGGGCAGTTGGTCGAGACCTCCTGGGCCGAAGCCTGGGCCGCGGTCGATCGGGGGCTGCGCGGGGTTTTCGAGCGTCACGGCCGGGAGGCCGTCGGCCTGTACTTCGGCAATCCCACCGCGCACAACCTCGGTCCGATGCTCTACCTGCGCCATCTGGTCCGAGCGGTCGGTTCGCCCAACCTGTACTCGGCCTCGACCGTCGACCAGCGTCCGAAGGAACTTGCGTCGGCGCTGATGTTCGGCTCGAACGCCACGGTCCCGTTGCCGGACGTGGACCGCACGGATTTTTTTCTGGTGCTGGGCGGAAACCCGCTCACGTCGAACGGCAGCCTGGCCACCGCGCCGGACTGGCCGGGCCGGCTCAAGGCGCTGCGAGCCCGCGGGGGTCGGCTCGTTGTGGTCGACCCGGTGCGGACCCGTACGGCGGAGATTGCCGATGCCTGGATCCCGATCCGGCCCGGCACTGACGCGCATCTGCTGGCGGCGATGACCAATGCGCTGTTCGCCGAGGGCCGCGTCGACCTCGGGACCGTGGCCGGGCACGTGGTCGGCCTGGACGAGGTCCGCACCGCGGTGGCCGAGTTCACCCCCGAGGCCGTCGCGGCGGTGACCGGAATACCGGCCGACACCATCCTGGATCTGACGCGGCAACTGGCGCAGGCGCCGGCCGCAGCGGTCTACGGTCGAATTGGCACGACCGCGCAGGCTTTCGGCACCTTGGCCAGCTGGTTGGTCGACGTCCTGAACACCATCACCGGCAACCTGGACTCACCCGGTGGGGTGATGTTCAGCAAGCCGGCCCTGGGTTCGCCCAACACTCGCGGCGAGCCGGGCCGGGGTCCCGGAGTTGCCGTGCACAATCGGCACACCCGGGTGCGCGGCCTGCCCGAGTCCTTCGGCGAGCTGCCGGTTGCGGCGTTGGCCGAGGAGATCGACACCCCCGGCGCCGGGCAGATCCGCGCGCTGCTTACCGTGGCCGGGAACCCGGTCGTGTCCACGCCGAACGCCGAACGACTCGATGCCGCCCTGGCCGGCCTGGAGTTCCTGGTGTCCGTGGACGTCTACCTGAACGAGACCACGCGACATGCCGACGTGATCCTCCCGGTGCCCTCGGCGCTGGAGAAGGAGCACTACGACGTGTTCCTGTACCCGTTCGCGTTGCGCAACGTGGCGAACTGGTCGGCAGCGGTGCTGCCGTGCGCCGAGGGGCAGCCCGAGGAATGGGCGATCTTGGCCAAGCTCGCCCTGATCGCCGAGGGCCGCGGGCCGGACGCCGACCCGGCGGTGCTCGACGACAAGACCTACGCCGCACTGGCCCGCCACGCCCCCGCCGAGGTGGTGGCTTCGGTCGAGGCCACCGGGCGGCGCGGACCGGCCCGCACCGTCGATCTGATGCTGCGGACCGGTCCC
This window harbors:
- a CDS encoding molybdopterin-dependent oxidoreductase, giving the protein MTATRTALRTCPLCEATCGLEITLRPRAAGGEEVVRVRGDRKDVFSRGFICPKGSTLGHLHDDPDRLRQPLVRDAHGQLVETSWAEAWAAVDRGLRGVFERHGREAVGLYFGNPTAHNLGPMLYLRHLVRAVGSPNLYSASTVDQRPKELASALMFGSNATVPLPDVDRTDFFLVLGGNPLTSNGSLATAPDWPGRLKALRARGGRLVVVDPVRTRTAEIADAWIPIRPGTDAHLLAAMTNALFAEGRVDLGTVAGHVVGLDEVRTAVAEFTPEAVAAVTGIPADTILDLTRQLAQAPAAAVYGRIGTTAQAFGTLASWLVDVLNTITGNLDSPGGVMFSKPALGSPNTRGEPGRGPGVAVHNRHTRVRGLPESFGELPVAALAEEIDTPGAGQIRALLTVAGNPVVSTPNAERLDAALAGLEFLVSVDVYLNETTRHADVILPVPSALEKEHYDVFLYPFALRNVANWSAAVLPCAEGQPEEWAILAKLALIAEGRGPDADPAVLDDKTYAALARHAPAEVVASVEATGRRGPARTVDLMLRTGPYGLSLDDLLANPHGIDLGALQPRLPEALRTPSGCVELAPALILSDVARLRAQLHAGAQDPPMLLVGRRHMRSNNSWLHNVPALMKGGPRCTVLVHPVDADRFGLVAGEIARVAGRVGQVLLPVEISDGISPGVVSIPHGWGHDAPDVRLRVAGANAGVNSNLLSDELLVDALSGTAVLNGIPVTLTHIGGRLPTPRPDEASETRGHASAAEVEAAG